CCTTTTGAAATGGATTTGGGCGAAAACATCAAAACGACTGTTCCTCAACTTGGAGACAAAAAACAGATTTTAGATTTATCGATTCGAAATGCTAAATTCTATAGAATCGAACAATTGAAACAATTGCAAATTGTAGATCCAGATCGTCATGTGAAACGAATTATGGCTCAGATGCAGAAAGATTTACGTCTTCCGTCTGAACCTCGACATATCGAATGTTTTGATAACTCGAACATTCAGGGAACAAATCCTGTTGCGGCTTGCGTAGTTTTTAAAGATGGAAAACCAAGCAAAAAAGATTATCGTCATTTTAATGTCAAAACGGTTGAAGGCCCGAACGATTTTGCTTCCATGACCGAAATTGTTTATCGCCGTTACAAAAGATTGTTAGACGAAAATGAACCTCTTCCGCAGCTGATTATTATTGACGGCGGAAAAGGACAGCTTTCTGCCGCATTAAAAAGTATCGATGATTTAGGATTGCGAGGAAAAGTTGCTATTATTGGAATCGCAAAACGTTTGGAAGAGCTTTTTTATCCTGGAGATTCGATTCCGCTTTACTTGGATAAAAAATCGGAAACCTTAAAAGTCATTCAGCATTTAAGAAACGAAGCACACCGATTTGGAATTACTTTTCACAGAGACAAACGAAGTAAATCGGCACTTAATTCTTCTGTTGAAAGCATTCCTGGAATTGGCGAAAAAACCATGCTTGCATTAATACAACATTTTAAAAGTGTTAAAAGATTGAAATTGGCGACAGAAAAAGAAATTTCGGATGTTGTAGGTGTTTCTAAAGCCAAAAAAATTGTCGACTTTTACAAAACCAATTAAAATTTTTATGCGTTCATTCCAACTGTACATTTCAAAAATTTGGTTCAAAGGAGCTTCTTCGTACGCATTCTCATTTGTTTTATTGCTGACCTTTTTGTTTTCGTCAAAATCATTTTCACAGGAAACAAAAAAAGATAGTGTTAAAAGACCCAAAATAGGATTAGTTTTAAGTGGCGGCGGCGCCAAAGGTTTTGCACACATTGGAGTTTTGAAAGTTTTGGAAGAAGCTGGAATCAAAATCGACTACATTGGCGGAACCAGTATGGGATCTGTAATTGGCGGACTTTATGCTTCTGGCTACAATGCTTCTCAAATCGATTCTATTTTCAAACAAACCAATTTCGACGAGTTAATAAACGATTATATTCCGCGCTCTTCTAAGAATTTTTATGGCAAGAAGAATGACGAATTATATGCGATTGTTTTACCTTTCAGTAATTTCAGAGTAGGCATTCCAGAAGCCCTTTCAAAAGGAATGTACAATTATAATTTATTAAGCAGTTTAACTAGAAATGTACGTCACGTTCGCGATTTTAATCAACTGCCAACTCCTTTTTTATGTATTGGGACTAATATTGAAACAGGCGAAGAAGTTTTGCTCAACAAAGGAAATCTGGTTCAGGCCATGATGGCGAGTTCGGCTTTTCCTTCCCTATTTACACCCGTCGAAATTGACGGAAATTTGTTGGTTGATGGTGGCGTTGTAAATAATTATCCCATACAAGAAGTTCGCAATTTAGGTGCAGATATTATTATCGGTGTAGATGTACAAGATGATTTGCTGAAAAGAAAAAACCTGAAAAACGCTACGCGAATCTTGGTTCAGATTACCAATTTGCAGTCTATTGAAAAAATGAAAAGCAAAATAAAGGACACAGATGTTTACATCAGACCCGATATTCGTGATTTTGGAGTTATCTCGTTTGACAGAGGAGAAGAAATCATTAGAAAAGGAGAAGAAGCCGCTTTTGCAGTTTATGAAAAAATCAAAACTTTGAGTGATGAGAACAACTTTTACAAAAAGCCAAAACTAAAAGTTGAAACAGACACACTTCATATTCAAAACATAAATACAGACAAATTAGAAAACTATACCAAAGAATACATTCGTGGTAAACTTCGTTTCAAACCTGGAAGCACTATAACTTATAACGGTCTTAAAACCGGAATAAACAATTTGAATGCTACACAAAACTTTAGCACGATTTCATATTGTCTTCAGCCCAATGGAGATAAGGACGATCTTGATTTGGTTTTAAAAGAAAACCCAACTCAAACATATTTAAAACTTGGACTTCATTATGACGGACTTTATAAAAGTGGTATTTTATTAAATCTTACGCATAAAAAGACATTTATTAAAAATGATGTTACTTCTCTTGACATTATCCTAGGAGATAATTTCAGATACGATTTTAACTATTATATCGAAAATGGTTTTAATATCAGCTTTGGTTTCCGTTCCCGATTAAATCAGTTTAATCGAAATGTAACTACTAGTTTGAGCAGTGTTCTTAACGAAAATCAAAATGTCAATCTTATCAATGTTGACTTTATGGACATTAATAATCAGGCTTATTTCCAGACTATTTTTGTTCAAAAATTTTTAATGGGTGGAGGTTTAGAATATAAATATTTAAAAATCAATTCGCCAACACTTGCCAATGAAGATAATATTATAGACAAGAGCAGTTATTTTAGTGCTTTTGCTTATCTAAAATATGACTCACTCGATGAAAAATATTACCCAAGTTCTGGAATGTATTTTTCTACAGATCTGCAAACTTATATGGCGTCTTCAGATTACACCAAAACTTTTAAACCATTTTCAATTGCAAAAGCCGAAGCTTCTTATGTGAGTACTTTATTCAAAAAAGCAACATTTAAGATTGATGCCGACGCTGGTTTTACTTTCGGAAATAGCAGTGTTCCGTTTTTTGATTTTATCTTAGGAGGTTATGGTTACAGCAAAATCAATAACTTCAATTATTTTTATGGATATGACTTTTTAAGTATTGCTGGCAATAGTTACATCAAAACTGGAATTACACTCGATTACGAAATTCTTAGAAAAAACCATATTAACCTATCTGCCAATTTTGCCAATCTTGGAGACAATATTTTCTCTGGTGTCGACTGGGTTTCTATGCCAAAATATACAGGATATGCAGTTGGTTACGGTTTAGAAACCATAATTGGACCTATAGAAATCAAACAATCTTGGTCTCCAGAAATGTCAAAAAGCTTTACGTGGTTTAGTATCGGGTTTCAATTTTAGTATTATAATCGAGAATACTTCAATAAAAACAGTGTATTTTTTTACATCATAAAAATTAAATCAAAAAAACTAAGTTATTTTATAGTTATAAATAATATAATTTTTATTTTTACTCCGAAAAAATTACGACATTTGTTATAATGAAAACAAATTGGACAGGTTTATTAGAGTATCTTCAATTTCTTATTAAGAGAAATCCAGAATAATGCTTCTATCGAATTGAAATAATTAGTCAATTGAAAAAATTGAACTGATTATTCACTCTGCAATTCAAATTTTCGAATTATCTAATTTACTAATTATCTAATTGAAAAGCCATGCCATTATATCACAAACTCGGAGAATTTCCGCAAAAGCGACACACCCAATTTGAAAAACCAAACGGAGGTTTTTACTACGAACAATTGTTCGGAACCGAAGGTTTTCACGGACATTCATCATTGTCTTATCATGTACACAGACCAACGCAGGTTAAAGAAATTTTAAACTCTTATTCGGTTGAACCTAAAATTGCAATCGGAAAAAATATAAAATCACTTCTTTTTAAAGGTTTTGAATTAAAACCAGAAAATGACTTTTTAGACAGCCGAAAAGCCATGTTAGTCAATAAGGACTGTATTATTGGTTTGGCTGCTCCGAAAGAATCGCTTCGAAATTATTTCTACAAAAATGCCGATGCAGATGAAATGCTTTTCATTCACAGAGGAAAAGGAAAATTAAGAACCATGTTGGGAAATATTCCATTTGAATATGGCGATTATTTAATTATTCCGCGAGGTATTATTTATCAAATTGATTTCGAAACCGAAGACAATAGACTTTTTTACGTAGAATCATATTCTCCTTTTTACACTCCAAAACGTTATAAAAACCAATCTGGGCAGCATTTAGAACATTCTCCGTTTTGCGAGCGCGATTTTATTTTGCCAAGCGAATTGGAAACTCATGACGAAAAAGATGATTTTTTAATTAAAATCAAAAAAGAAGGAATGATTCATGAGATGGTTTATGCCACACATCCGTTTGACGTTGTAGGCTGGGACGGCTACAATTTCCCTTACGGATTTTCAATTCACAATTTCGAACCTATAACTGGACGCGTACACCAACCGCCTCCAGTGCATCAAACTTTTGAAACGGCAACTTTTGTCGTTTGTTCATTCTGCCCAAGACTTTACGATTATCATCCGAAAGCAATTCCGGCGCCATACAATCACAGCAATATAGATTCTGACGAAGTGCTCTATTATGTTGATGGCGATTTTATGAGTCGCAATAATATTGAGCAGGGTCATATTACTTTACACCCAAAAGGAATTCCACACGGACCAGCGCCGGGCGCTATGGAACGCAGTATTGGTCACAAAGAAACCCAAGAATTAGCTGTTATGGTTGATACTTTCAGACCGCTTATGGTAACGGAAGAAGCTATGGGATTGGATGATGGCAAGTATTACAAATCTTGGTGTGAATAATTAGTTAATGTGCCAATTTGATAATTAGATAATATCTTAATTCGAAAATTAGACAATTAAAAATTGTAATTTTAAACCTACAAAATAAATTATTTAATTATCAAATTAAACAATGACTTTTAACGAAAAGTATAAAGACAATGCTCTTTTAATTAAAACATTCAATTTTGCATTAAACATAATTGATTATACAAACGAACTTCAAGAACAAAAGAAATTCGTAATTGCTAATCAATTATTAAAAAGCGGAACATCAATTGGAGCAAATTCTAAAGAATCACAGAACGCAGAAAGTAAAGCAGATTTCATTCATAAATTAAAAATAGCAATTAAAGAAGCTGACGAAACTGAATATTGGTTGTTTTTATGTGATGCACACAAAGAATATCCAAATTGCAAACATTTATTAAATGATCTTTCTGAAATTTTAAAAATTTTAAATAAAATAATATCAACATCTAAGAGGAATTAGAAATTAGAAAATGTGTCAATTAGTAAATTGATCCAATTGAAACATTTCAAAAATTATCTCATTTTCTCATTATCAAATTATCTAATTATGAAACAAGTAAAATCAGTAGAATACGGATTAGAAAAAATCTTTGAAGGAGCACAAGATTTCCTTCCATTATTAGGAACAGATTATGTAGAATTTTATGTAGGGAATGCAAAACAGTCTGCGCATTATTATAAAACTGCTTTCGGATATCAGTCATTGGCTTATGCCGGATTAGAAACTGGAGTAAAAGACAAAGCATCTTATGTTTTAAAGCAGGACAAAATCAGAATTGTTTTAACAACGCCTTTAACAGCAGATTCTCCAATAAACGAACATTTAAAAAAACATGGCGACGGTGTAAAAGTTGCAGCTCTTTGGGTTGAAGACGCTACAAAATCTTACGAAGAAACCATGAAACGTGGTGCGCGTTCTTTTATGGAACCCACTGTAGAAGAAGATGAATTTGGACAAGTGATTCGTTCTGGAATTTACACTTACGGAGAAACGGTTCATATTTTCGTTGAAAGAAAAAACTATAATGGTGTTTTCCTTCCAGGTTATAAAGAATGGAAATCTGATTACAATCCAGAACCAACGGGTTTAAAATACATTGACCACATGGTTGGAAATGTTGGTTGGAACGAAATGAATACTTGGGTAAAATTCTATGAAGATGTAATGGGATTTGTAAATTTCCTATCTTTTGATGACAAACAAATTACTACAGAGTATTCTGCTTTGATGAGTAAAG
The Flavobacterium humidisoli DNA segment above includes these coding regions:
- a CDS encoding patatin-like phospholipase family protein, with the protein product MRSFQLYISKIWFKGASSYAFSFVLLLTFLFSSKSFSQETKKDSVKRPKIGLVLSGGGAKGFAHIGVLKVLEEAGIKIDYIGGTSMGSVIGGLYASGYNASQIDSIFKQTNFDELINDYIPRSSKNFYGKKNDELYAIVLPFSNFRVGIPEALSKGMYNYNLLSSLTRNVRHVRDFNQLPTPFLCIGTNIETGEEVLLNKGNLVQAMMASSAFPSLFTPVEIDGNLLVDGGVVNNYPIQEVRNLGADIIIGVDVQDDLLKRKNLKNATRILVQITNLQSIEKMKSKIKDTDVYIRPDIRDFGVISFDRGEEIIRKGEEAAFAVYEKIKTLSDENNFYKKPKLKVETDTLHIQNINTDKLENYTKEYIRGKLRFKPGSTITYNGLKTGINNLNATQNFSTISYCLQPNGDKDDLDLVLKENPTQTYLKLGLHYDGLYKSGILLNLTHKKTFIKNDVTSLDIILGDNFRYDFNYYIENGFNISFGFRSRLNQFNRNVTTSLSSVLNENQNVNLINVDFMDINNQAYFQTIFVQKFLMGGGLEYKYLKINSPTLANEDNIIDKSSYFSAFAYLKYDSLDEKYYPSSGMYFSTDLQTYMASSDYTKTFKPFSIAKAEASYVSTLFKKATFKIDADAGFTFGNSSVPFFDFILGGYGYSKINNFNYFYGYDFLSIAGNSYIKTGITLDYEILRKNHINLSANFANLGDNIFSGVDWVSMPKYTGYAVGYGLETIIGPIEIKQSWSPEMSKSFTWFSIGFQF
- a CDS encoding homogentisate 1,2-dioxygenase — translated: MPLYHKLGEFPQKRHTQFEKPNGGFYYEQLFGTEGFHGHSSLSYHVHRPTQVKEILNSYSVEPKIAIGKNIKSLLFKGFELKPENDFLDSRKAMLVNKDCIIGLAAPKESLRNYFYKNADADEMLFIHRGKGKLRTMLGNIPFEYGDYLIIPRGIIYQIDFETEDNRLFYVESYSPFYTPKRYKNQSGQHLEHSPFCERDFILPSELETHDEKDDFLIKIKKEGMIHEMVYATHPFDVVGWDGYNFPYGFSIHNFEPITGRVHQPPPVHQTFETATFVVCSFCPRLYDYHPKAIPAPYNHSNIDSDEVLYYVDGDFMSRNNIEQGHITLHPKGIPHGPAPGAMERSIGHKETQELAVMVDTFRPLMVTEEAMGLDDGKYYKSWCE
- a CDS encoding four helix bundle protein yields the protein MTFNEKYKDNALLIKTFNFALNIIDYTNELQEQKKFVIANQLLKSGTSIGANSKESQNAESKADFIHKLKIAIKEADETEYWLFLCDAHKEYPNCKHLLNDLSEILKILNKIISTSKRN
- the hppD gene encoding 4-hydroxyphenylpyruvate dioxygenase, with the translated sequence MMKQVKSVEYGLEKIFEGAQDFLPLLGTDYVEFYVGNAKQSAHYYKTAFGYQSLAYAGLETGVKDKASYVLKQDKIRIVLTTPLTADSPINEHLKKHGDGVKVAALWVEDATKSYEETMKRGARSFMEPTVEEDEFGQVIRSGIYTYGETVHIFVERKNYNGVFLPGYKEWKSDYNPEPTGLKYIDHMVGNVGWNEMNTWVKFYEDVMGFVNFLSFDDKQITTEYSALMSKVMSNGNGRIKFPINEPAEGKKKSQIEEYLDFYGGPGIQHIAIATDDIIKTVSQLRARGVEFLSAPPHTYYQAIPERLGVHMDMMKEDINEIEKLAIMVDADEDGYLLQIFTKPVQDRPTLFFEIIQRMGAKGFGAGNFKALFESIEREQELRGTL